From a region of the Coffea arabica cultivar ET-39 chromosome 3e, Coffea Arabica ET-39 HiFi, whole genome shotgun sequence genome:
- the LOC113737508 gene encoding putative disease resistance protein RGA3, with the protein MEATLVSFIKVLGEKAISIASEEFCHLVGLKKGMQLLKESLSMIQAVLHDAERRQVGEEAVKLWLEKLENVAFDADDVLDEFNYDVLRQKVQIQNQMKHKVCFFFSILSPVPCKHVKLAKKIHEMNVKLKSINEDAKNFGFLSQIGANASASLPFPSRFIMLNRETDSTNGCSTFIGRDNDIANILEKLTAKSDEIVSVIPIVGMGGIGKTALAKRIFNHHKTQNQFDEKIWVCVSENFNVNRLFGLVLESLGQKTEKESREARTRKLQEKLEGKTYLMVLDDVWNENFGMWDDFMGSLKGINTTKGNFILVTTRKHQVASIMATSSSHCSLGELSDDECWLIFKEKAIGRHEVLEESRAIGLEIAQICQGLPLVACTVGGMLRNKRREEWISALKRGLQGLTENENNVMHILKLSFDNLPCPDLKRCFAYGSIFSKDSVMERDQLIQLWMAEGFLQTHSRSMDMEEIGNMFFNILLQNSLFQDVEWDEYDRILSCKMHDLVHDLAQSMQNSQRDEDDIHPIRHLALENCGEETPSILNKRFRYIRSLFSVYDISEDVSYFISLRVLNLSSTDLTLLPKSISKLFRLRYLDLSDTPIEGLPNSICKLYNLQTLRARDCYGLREFPMKFKNLISLRHFDYFTDDSCSSRMPFELGKLACLRKLPFFNVGEIKGWKIEELRNLKNLTGRLEIRNLELVNCKKEAECANLLEKSNIHELTFAWCEDQIDTNRAIGVLEGLKPHPNLKGLILKNFMGNQLASWISDLRNLVKLEVRNCRRCKEIPALGHLPFLQYLELVGLDNITCIGPSFYGFDNSDASSSNHSSGQAVTRLFPALKYLILNDIENLKHWMELSVEIIPTDRVVVFPILEVLNIHRCPQLTTVPTQFPSLKDLAISYINHGLPVVTKICSKVITLTHLLLHGVQGLTCLPDWLLLNNANLTKLSLFDCLDLKHLVSDSQDCSIDHQTHNLNGIGSLETLYILRCSQLKSVQIPSRLLGSLQNIVISECHGLINLSSEIMKSSASLDHFEVSNCSNLNSFLEDLELTPSLSYLWLSHCVQLTNMPNGICCLTSLRHLTIGAFSDTMEFSSFRDAFSGFKHLSSSLLRLHLYGQPHWESLPDQLQHLSALEELKLYDFGVKFLPDWFGKLLSLEKLHLRACSILQHFPPQIEMRRLTKLSELYIIDCPLLTQRCYPRSDSNPEWCKISHISGILIPGFQTDGKYS; encoded by the coding sequence ATGGAGGCAACGCTTGTTTCCTTTATTAAAGTTCTAGGAGAGAAGGCTATTTCAATAGCCAGTGAAGAGTTCTGTCATTTGGTCGGTTTGAAAAAGGGGATGCAGCTGTTGAAGGAATCATTGTCCATGATCCAGGCTGTCCTTCATGATGCAGAGAGGCGACAAGTTGGAGAAGAAGCTGTGAAGCTTTGGTTAGAGAAGCTTGAAAATGTGGCTTTTGATGCTGATGATGTGTTGGATGAGTTCAATTATGATGTTCTTCGACAAAAGGTTCAGATTCAAAACCAAATGAAGCACAAGGTATGCTTCTTCTTCTCAATTTTAAGCCCAGTTCCATGCAAACATGTCAAACTGGCAAAGAAAATTCATGAAATGAATGTGAAGTTGAAAAGCATAAATGAAGATGCAAAGAACTTTGGCTTTCTTTCACAAATAGGTGCAAATGCAAGTGCATCACTTCCTTTTCCTAGTAGATTCATCATGTTAAATCGAGAGACTGACTCTACTAATGGTTGTTCTACTTTTATTGGAAGAGATAATGATATAGCAAACATACTAGAAAAGTTGACTGCAAAGAGTGATGAAATTGTCTCAGTTATTCCCATAGTTGGAATGGGTGGGATTGGGAAGACAGCGTTGGCTAAAagaattttcaatcatcataaaactcAAAATCAGTTTGATGAAAAGATCTGGGTATGCGTGTCTGAAAATTTTAATGTGAATAGGCTTTTCGGATTGGTTCTAGAATCATTGGGGCAGAAGACTGAAAAAGAGAGTCGAGAAGCAAGAACTAGAAAACTTCAAGAGAAATTGGAAGGCAAGACATACCTCATGGTCTTGGATGATGTTTGGAATGAAAACTTTGGTATGTGGGATGATTTTATGGGATCACTAAAAGGTATCAACACAACCAAGGGAAATTTCATACTTGTGACCACCCGCAAGCACCAGGTGGCCTCCATTATGGCGACATCATCTTCTCATTGTTCTTTAGGAGAACTATCAGATGATGAATGTTGGCTCATATTCAAAGAGAAAGCAATTGGCCGACACGAAGTGTTGGAAGAGTCCCGAGCCATAGGATTGGAGATTGCACAAATATGTCAAGGTTTACCATTAGTTGCATGTACAGTAGGTGGCATGTTGCGTAACAAGAGAAGAGAAGAATGGATTTCAGCTTTAAAGAGGGGGCTCCAAGGTTTAACTGAAAATGAAAACAACGTGATGCACATATTGAAGTTAAGCTTTGATAATCTTCCATGCCCAGATCTTAAAAGATGTTTTGCATATGGTTCAATTTTCTCTAAGGATTCTGTTATGGAAAGGGACCAACTAATCCAACTTTGGATGGCCGAAGGATTTCTACAAACACATTCGAGAAGCATGGATATGGAGGAAATTGGCAACATGTTTTTCAACATTTTACTGCAGAATAGCTTGTTCCAAGATGTAGAATGGGATGAGTATGATCGCATTCTCTCTTGTAAAATGCATGATCTTGTGCATGATCTAGCGCAATCCATGCAAAACTCTCAACGCGATGAAGATGACATTCATCCTATTCGGCATCTTGCATTGGAGAACTGTGGAGAAGAAACACCATCCATCCTAAACAAGAGGTTCAGATACATAAGATCGTTATTTTCAGTATACGATATTTCTGAAGATGTGTCATATTTTATCTCTTTGCGAGTTCTTAACTTATCTTCAACAGATCTGACTTTGCTTCCTAAGTCCATTAGCAAGTTATTTCGTTTAAGATACCTTGATCTGTCTGATACACCAATTGAAGGCTTGCCAAACTCTATTTGCAAGCTTTACAACTTGCAGACATTGAGAGCCAGAGATTGCTATGGCCTGAGAGAGTTTCCTATGAAGTTCAAGAATTTGATAAGCTTAAggcattttgattattttaccgATGACAGTTGCAGTAGTCGGATGCCGTTTGAGTTGGGGAAGTTGGCTTGTCTTCGAAAACTACCCTTCTTCAATGTAGGTGAAATAAAGGGTTGGAAAATTGAAGAGTTGAGAAACTTAAAGAACCTAACTGGCAGACTAGAGATACGGAATCTTGAGCTGGTCAATTGCAAAAAAGAAGCCGAGTGtgcaaatttattggagaaGTCAAACATCCATGAGTTGACATTTGCATGGTGCGAGGACCAAATAGATACAAACCGAGCGATTGGTGTATTGGAAGGCCTAAAACCTCACCCAAATCTGAAAGGCTTGATTCTGAAAAATTTCATGGGAAACCAACTAGCATCTTGGATTTCAGATCTTCGTAACTTAGTGAAATTGGAAGTAAGAAATTGCCGAAGATGCAAAGAGATACCTGCTCTTGGACATTTGCCCTTTCTGCAATATCTTGAGTTGGTAGGACTGGACAACATAACATGCATAGGGCCTTCCTTTTATGGTTTTGATAATTCTGATGCATCCAGCAGCAACCATAGCAGTGGTCAAGCAGTAACAAGGTTGTTTCCGGCACTTAAATATCTTATCCTCAATGACATTGAAAATCTTAAACACTGGATGGAATTGTCAGTGGAGATAATTCCAACAGATCGTGTGGTAGTGTTTCCTATCCTTGAGGTGTTAAATATTCATCGGTGTCCCCAATTAACCACTGTTCCAACTCAATTCCCAAGTCTTAAGGACTTGGCCATCAGTTACATCAACCACGGTTTGCCAGTAGTAACAAAGATTTGCAGCAAAGTGATCACTCTGACACATCTCCTGCTTCATGGAGTGCAAGGGCTTACTTGTCTTCCTGATTGGTTGTTACTCAACAACGCCAATCTTACAAAGCTATCATTATTTGATTGTCTTGATTTAAAACACCTTGTTTCTGACAGCCAAGATTGCAGCATTGATCATCAAACACATAATCTCAACGGCATTGGGTCACTTGAGACACTGTATATACTTAGATGTAGTCAGCTGAAGTCAGTTCAAATTCCTAGCAGATTACTCGGCTCCCTACAAAATATTGTTATTTCGGAATGTCATGGCTTGATCAATTTGTCAAGTGAGATAATGAAGTCCTCCGCTTCTCTTGATCACTTTGAGGTGTCCAACTGCTCCAATCTCAACTCATTTCTAGAAGATTTAGAGCTAACACCTTCTCTCTCGTATTTGTGGCTGTCCCACTGTGTGCAACTCACCAATATGCCAAACGGGATTTGCTGTCTTACAAGCTTGAGGCATTTGACAATAGGTGCTTTCTCGGATACCATGGAGTTTAGTTCATTCAGAGACGCCTTCAGTGGTTTCAAACATCTATCCTCTTCCCTTCTTAGATTACATTTGTATGGGCAGCCTCACTGGGAATCTCTGCCTGACCAACTTCAGCACCTCTCTGCACTAGAAGAACTCAAGTTGTATGATTTTGGAGTAAAATTTTTGCCTGATTGGTTTGGGAAGCTCTTGTCTCTTGAAAAACTACATCTGCGTGCATGCTCAATCCTACAGCATTTTCCTCCTCAGATAGAGATGAGAAGACTCACCAAACTAAGCGAATTGTATATTATAGACTGCCCCTTGTTAACGCAGAGATGCTATCCACGGAGTGACTCCAACCCAGAGTGGTGCAAGATTTCTCACATTTCAGGAATATTGATTCCAGGATTCCAAACTGATGGCAAATATTCTTGA
- the LOC113737507 gene encoding uncharacterized protein, protein MQKHAASAKGQTRLQLQEEDARLQELQEASVEILPSCFKPSIQGSKTPTLHHSIHINLLDAIDSLFAQHGLSLSKLRGQGYDGASNMRGEFNGLKALILQENPYAMYIHCFAHQLQLVIVAVAKGNIIVSEFFVYVSMIVNLTGASCKRRDQLRQIEHDKIVTLLDSGDIISGKGKNQETSLARPGDTRWGSHYLTLLRLSSMWASVIGILGNIQDDATTSDNRGMARGLIDRMNDYEFVFALHLMKYLLGITNDLSLVLQQRDQNIVQAMSLIDTMKSQLQDFREEGWQIILDEVNNFCELNMIPVIDMEDSIAIRGNARRSRRGQTITNFHHYRVEIFYEVVDLIIQEMNNRFSEVSTELLSCIACLDPKSSFSQFNVQKLLRLADLYPEDFSSRDGARNLLACQVLGTREPSR, encoded by the exons ATGCAAAAGCACGCCGCCAGTGCCAAAGGGCAAACAAGACTCCAACTCCAAGAAGAAGACGCCAGgctccaagaactccaagaagctTCAGTTGAGATTCTACCATCCTGCTTCAAGCCTTCAATTCAAGGCTCCAAGACTCCAACTCTCCACCATTCCATTCACATAAATCTTTTAG ATGCAATTGATTCTTTATTCGCGCAACACGGATTATCATTATCCAAATTGAGAGGTCAAGGATATGATGGAGCTTCAAATATGCGAGGTGAGTTCAATGGTTTGAAGGCCCTTATATTACAAGAAAATCCCTATGCGATGTATATTCACTGTTTTGCTCACCAACTCCAGTTAGTTATTGTTGCTGTTGCTAAGGGAAATATCATTGTCAGTGAATTCTTTGTCTATGTCTCTATGATTGTCAATTTAACTGGAGCATCATGTAAAAGGAGAGATCAATTAAGACAAATAGAACATGATAAGATTGTTACACTTTTAGACAGTGGAGATATTATTAGTGGAAAAggcaaaaatcaagaaactagTTTAGCAAGACCAGGGGATACTCGTTGGGGATCACACTATCTAACATTACTTCGTCTATCCTCTATGTGGGCTTCGGTGATTGGAATATTGGGAAATATACAAGATGATGCCACCACTTCTGACAATAGAGGTATGGCCAGGGGTTTGATTGATAGAATGAATGATTATGAGTTTGTTTTTGCATTGCACCTGATGAAGTATTTATTGGGAATCACAAATGACTTGTCACTTGTTTTGCAACAAAGGGATCAAAATATTGTCCAAGCCATGAGTCTGATTGATACTATGAAATCTCAATTGCAAGACTTTAGGGAAGAGGGATGGCAAATAATTTTAGATGAAGTCAacaatttttgtgagttgaatatGATTCCCGTGATTGATATGGAAGACAGTATAGCAATCCGTGGCAATGCCAGGCGCAGTCGCAGAGGTCAAACCATCACTAATTTTCATCATTATCGCGTGGAAATTTTTTATGAG GTTGTTGATTTAATTATACAAGAGATGAATAATCGTTTCTCGGAAGTTAGCACGGAATTGCTTAGTTGCATAGCATGTCTTGATCCAAAAAGTTCTTTCTCTCAATTCAATGTGCAGAAACTACTCCGTCTTGCTGATTTATATCCTGAAGACTTCTCAAGCAGGGACGGAGCCAGAAATTTATTGGCGTGCCAAGTTCTCGGCACTAGAGAACCATCTCGGTAG